Proteins from a genomic interval of Heteronotia binoei isolate CCM8104 ecotype False Entrance Well chromosome 5, APGP_CSIRO_Hbin_v1, whole genome shotgun sequence:
- the LOC132571403 gene encoding V-type proton ATPase subunit d 1-like, protein MLSSFPELYFNVDSGYLEGLVRGFKAGVLSQSDYVNLVQCESLEDLKLHLQSTDYGNVLANEASPLPVSLIDDKLKEKMVVEFRHMRNHAYEPLASFLDFITYSYMIDNVILLITGTLHQRSIAQLVPKCHPLGSFEQMEAVNIAQTPAELYNAILVDTPLAAFFQDCISEQDLDEMNIEIIRNALYKAYLESFYKFCKILGGTTADAMCPILEFEADRRAFILTINSFGTELSKEDRAKLFPHCGKLYPEGLAQLARADDYEQVKAVADYYAEYKHLFEGAGSNPGD, encoded by the coding sequence ATGTTGTCGTCGTTCCCTGAGCTCTATTTCAACGTCGACAGTGGCTACCTGGAGGGCCTGGTGCGGGGTTTCAAGGCAGGGGTGCTGAGCCAGTCCGATTACGTCAACCTGGTGCAGTGCGAGAGCCTGGAAGATTTGAAGCTCCATCTCCAGAGCACAGACTATGGGAACGTCCTGGCAAACgaagcctcccctctccccgtgTCCCTCATTGATGACAAGCTGAAGGAGAAGATGGTGGTAGAGTTCCGCCATATGAGAAATCATGCCTATGAACCCCTGGCCAGCTTTTTGGACTTCATCACGTACAGCTACATGATTGACAACGTGATCCTGCTCATCACCGGGACTCTGCACCAGCGCTCCATTGCCCAGTTGGTGCCCAAATGCCACCCCCTGGGAAGCTTCGAGCAGATGGAGGCAGTGAACATTGCCCAGACTCCGGCAGAGCTGTACAATGCCATCCTGGTAGACACACCCCTGGCTGCCTTTTTCCAGGATTGCATCTCAGAGCAAGACCTTGATGAGATGAACATCGAAATTATTCGTAATGCGCTGTACAAGGCCTACCTTGAGTCCTTCTACAAGTTTTGCAAGATCCTGGGAGGCACGACCGCTGATGCCATGTGCCCCATCCTGGAGTTCGAAGCTGACCggagggccttcattctcaccaTCAACTCCTTTGGCACAGAACTCTCCAAGGAGGATCGGGCCAAGCTGTTCCCCCACTGTGGGAAGCTCTATCCAGAGGGCCTGGCTCAGCTGGCCAGAGCGGATGACTACGAGCAAGTCAAAGCAGTAGCCGATTACTACGCAGAATACAAACATCTGTTTGAAGGAGCAGGCAGCAACCCTggtgac